In Periplaneta americana isolate PAMFEO1 chromosome 3, P.americana_PAMFEO1_priV1, whole genome shotgun sequence, the following are encoded in one genomic region:
- the LOC138695881 gene encoding cytochrome P450 9e2-like has product MDITEILWSYSTWILVVVGLMSALYFYGTRNFNYFEKRNVAFIKPTAFIGTLGPMLFRKQSFSDNILSQYNEMKGHAYGGLFEFSNPIVLLRDPDLIKTVTVKDFDNFTDHRAIVTEDSDPLWGKGIFNLQGQQWKDMRSTLSPAFTSSKMKMMFVLVTECGKQLVDFLEKCCLDYIPDKACQIEKEGDKLVIEMKDLFTRFTNDVIATAAFGVTVDSLKKPSNDFYLLGKEAANFDGVRGFIWLGYALSPKMMKMLRIPLIPNKVTSFFRSLIMDTMSTRDREGIIRPDLIQLLMQAKKGTLQDDKSPANNDKAVLTNDDIAAQAFLFFLGGFDTTSTLLCFASLQLTVNPEIQEKVHKEIDSTLKACGGSITYEALHSMKYLDMVLSETLRLYPPVIAMDRSCVKSYTLPADPPLEMKPGDGIWIPVYALHRDPEYFPDPERFDPGRFSDENKHNIRPFTYFPFGAGPRICIGSRFALMETKIAMVHLLSRFSLKVVSKTPIPIQITRKGFTMTVDGGFWLGLERRSVKQLNE; this is encoded by the exons atggatATCACGGAAATACTATGGTCCTATTCGACGTGGATTCTTGTCGTTGTAGGATTAATGTCTGCGCTATATTTTTATGGTACTCGAAACTTCAATTATTTTGAGAAAAGAAATGTGGCATTCATTAAACCAACTGCATTCATCGGTACATTGGGACCCATGCTGTTCAGAAAACAGTCTTTCTCAGACAATATTTTGTCACAATACAACGAGATGAAGGGACACGCATATGGTGGATTGTTCGAATTCAGCAATCCTATAGTCCTGCTTAGAGATCCTGACCTCATCAAAACCGTCACTGTGAAAGATTTCGACAACTTCACAGATCACCGCGCAATCGTCACTGAAGATTCAGATCCCTTATGGGGCAAAGGAATTTTCAATCTCCAAG GTCAGCAATGGAAAGACATGAGATCCACGCTGAGTCCTGCCTTCACGTCCAGCAAGATGAAGATGATGTTTGTGCTGGTGACAGAATGTGGCAAACAGCTTGTTGACTTCTTGGAGAAATGTTGCCTGGATTACATTCCAGACAAAGCCTGTCAAATAGAGAAAg AAGGAGACAAGCTGGTGATCGAAATGAAGGACTTGTTCACGAGGTTCACAAATGACGTAATTGCCACTGCTGCGTTTGGAGTTACCGTGGATTCGCTGAAGAAGCCGTCAAATGACTTTTACTTGTTGGGGAAAGAGGCTGCTAATTTTGATGGTGTTCGTGGCTTCATTTGGCTTGGCTATGCTCTTAGCCCTAAAATGATGAAG ATGTTGCGTATCCCActtatacctaataaagtgaccAGTTTCTTCAGATCACTGATAATGGATACCATGTCTACAAGAGACCGAGAAGGAATTATACGGCCTGATTTAATTCAACTGTTGATGCAAGCCAAGAAGGGAACCCTGCAAGATGACAAATCTCCAGCTAACAATGACAAGGCTG TTCTTACGAACGATGATATCGCAGCACAGGCATTCCTGTTTTTTCTTGGAGGATTCGACACAACATCCACACTTTTATGTTTTGCATCCCTTCAGCTGacagtgaatccagaaattcaagAAAAAGTTCATAAGGAAATTGACTCCACATTAAAGGCATGTGGAGGCAGTATCACGTATGAGGCACTCCACAGTATGAAGTATTTAGACATGGTTCTATCAG AGACTCTGAGATTATATCCTCCTGTAATTGCAATGGATCGAAGCTGCGTGAAATCTTACACCCTCCCTGCTGATCCTCCACTTGAAATGAAGCCTGGGGACGGTATCTGGATTCCAGTGTACGCACTTCATCGCGATCCTGAGTACTTCCCCGATCCTGAGCGATTTGACCCTGGAAGATTCAGCGATGAAAATAAACACAACATTAGGCCTTTCACCTACTTTCCGTTTGGGGCAGGCCCACGTATTTGCATTG GTAGCAGGTTTGCGCTGATGGAAACGAAGATTGCAATGGTACACCTTCTTTCTCGCTTCAGCCTCAAAGTCGTGTCCAAGACACCCATACCAATACAAATTACCAGGAAGGGTTTCACCATGACAGTTGATGGAGGGTTCTGGCTGGGACTTGAACGAAGATCTGTAAAACAATTAAATGAATAG